Proteins encoded together in one Peribacillus asahii window:
- a CDS encoding V4R domain-containing protein has protein sequence MKIQIAEQGNSFEIVECERKIVYPSSAFGIIREHLVRNIGTKRAKSFLFHFGWEMGAHDGKEAMKSDAPLKELIKSGPLLHIENGHIRGFRHECQVDFDESQKVKNVLGQGAWLGSYEGEEHLKQSGVSDKPVCHTLIGYASGFMSTIFGQPLLAKELTCIAQGHDECQWVVKTKEEWAHDMPEELELYNETPIVNELKYTYDQLLEQKNFITQLSDFQKNMTEEVINGQYLQKIVDMMYETMQIPVIVESIDARTIVHSGLSEEQYLELKEDMDQYIDQYMSKELLQFRKKMIQTNRQKRLLTPVLVQREILGWCSLIYEAEDGYSRQEKDYLFLDRFANAVSLVLLNEKTKFESFERMKGNFLEEILEGKFTADEIIKRGRYAGLNLAQPYYIVVLSYKKKNCSIEEDYLFQEQFYEASFSYFHDKKQTILAGHRDQKIVCFIPKKAVSSSIEEEMNDFYHFLNKKYPQEHFKIGISNLADNPSNAFKSYEEALVALRLTTKKPVVPFRSLGIIGILINSQNINSIRSVAKQELGSLYNIEDPKAVELLKTLYFFLLNGGKLEQTMSDLALSMSGLRHRIQKIEGILDKDLRDSNEAHQLLLLIKSLIVTDELPIL, from the coding sequence ATGAAAATCCAGATTGCCGAACAGGGTAATAGTTTTGAGATAGTAGAGTGTGAGCGTAAAATTGTTTATCCATCATCAGCATTTGGCATCATTCGTGAGCATCTCGTCCGAAATATTGGCACCAAACGTGCAAAGAGCTTTTTGTTTCATTTTGGTTGGGAGATGGGGGCGCATGATGGCAAAGAAGCAATGAAAAGTGATGCACCGTTAAAAGAGTTAATAAAAAGTGGTCCACTGCTGCATATTGAAAACGGCCATATTCGTGGATTCCGCCATGAGTGTCAAGTTGATTTTGATGAATCGCAAAAGGTGAAAAATGTATTAGGACAAGGAGCTTGGCTCGGCTCTTATGAAGGTGAAGAGCATCTTAAGCAATCTGGTGTTTCTGATAAACCGGTTTGTCATACGTTAATTGGCTATGCAAGCGGGTTTATGTCGACGATCTTTGGCCAGCCGCTTCTTGCAAAAGAATTGACTTGCATTGCACAAGGGCATGACGAATGTCAATGGGTGGTAAAAACGAAAGAAGAATGGGCCCATGACATGCCGGAAGAACTTGAACTTTACAATGAAACGCCTATTGTAAACGAACTGAAATACACGTACGACCAGTTGTTAGAGCAAAAAAACTTCATAACACAACTGTCGGATTTTCAAAAGAATATGACTGAAGAAGTAATCAATGGTCAGTATTTGCAAAAGATTGTAGACATGATGTATGAAACAATGCAGATTCCAGTGATTGTAGAAAGTATAGACGCTCGCACTATCGTGCATTCTGGATTGTCTGAAGAACAGTATTTGGAATTAAAAGAAGATATGGATCAATATATAGATCAGTATATGTCCAAAGAGCTTCTACAATTTCGCAAAAAGATGATTCAAACTAATCGACAAAAGCGGCTTTTGACACCTGTACTTGTTCAAAGAGAAATATTAGGATGGTGCTCGCTAATCTATGAAGCAGAGGACGGTTACAGTCGTCAGGAAAAAGATTATCTGTTTTTAGATCGTTTTGCCAATGCTGTTTCGCTTGTTTTGTTAAATGAAAAAACAAAATTTGAATCATTTGAACGCATGAAAGGTAACTTTTTAGAAGAGATTTTAGAAGGGAAATTTACAGCAGATGAAATCATAAAAAGAGGTCGCTACGCTGGACTTAATCTTGCTCAACCTTACTATATAGTAGTGCTGTCATATAAAAAAAAGAACTGTTCAATTGAGGAAGATTATTTATTTCAAGAGCAATTTTATGAAGCATCGTTCAGTTATTTCCACGACAAAAAGCAAACGATATTGGCAGGACATCGTGACCAGAAAATTGTTTGTTTTATCCCAAAAAAAGCAGTCTCATCATCCATTGAAGAAGAGATGAATGACTTCTATCATTTTTTAAATAAAAAATACCCACAAGAACATTTTAAAATTGGCATCAGCAATCTTGCTGATAACCCATCAAATGCATTCAAGTCTTATGAAGAGGCGCTTGTTGCTTTACGTTTAACAACGAAAAAACCGGTTGTACCGTTTCGCTCACTCGGTATTATTGGTATTCTAATCAATTCTCAAAATATCAACAGTATTCGTTCTGTAGCCAAACAGGAGCTTGGTTCATTATATAATATAGAAGATCCGAAAGCGGTTGAACTGCTAAAAACCCTCTATTTTTTTCTACTGAATGGTGGGAAATTAGAACAGACGATGAGTGATTTGGCTTTGTCGATGAGTGGATTGCGACATCGTATTCAAAAGATTGAAGGGATTCTTGACAAAGACCTTCGAGATTCAAACGAAGCTCATCAATTGTTATTGCTTATTAAATCGTTAATTGTCACTGACGAATTGCCAATTCTATAG
- the dmpG gene encoding 4-hydroxy-2-oxovalerate aldolase gives MTTKKDILITEVALRDGSHAISHQYTVEQVRKVAKALNDANVPYIEVSHGDGLAGSSLQYGLSRTNEMELIEAAVSVADKSKIAVLLLPGIGTLHELKEAANLGAKMARIATHVTEADVAPQHIAYAKELGMETVGFLMMAHMAPVEKLVEQAKLMESYGADNVYVVDSAGYLLPDQVRERIRALKQSVGINIGFHGHNNLSLAMANTLAAIEEGATRIDGSVRCLGAGAGNTQTEVLVAVLERMGIQTGVDLYKMMDLAEDIVAPILQTPQEITKDSLTLGYAGVYSSFALHAKRAAERFNIDSRDILIELGKRKVVGGQEDMILDVAAEIAQAKRTLV, from the coding sequence ATGACAACTAAAAAAGATATCCTTATCACTGAGGTAGCGTTGCGAGATGGAAGCCATGCGATTTCTCATCAATACACGGTAGAGCAAGTACGTAAAGTTGCAAAAGCATTGAATGACGCAAATGTCCCTTATATCGAAGTATCACACGGAGATGGATTAGCTGGATCGTCTTTACAGTACGGTTTATCAAGGACAAACGAAATGGAATTAATCGAAGCAGCAGTTTCTGTTGCTGATAAATCAAAAATTGCTGTTTTATTATTACCAGGTATCGGTACCCTGCATGAATTAAAAGAGGCAGCCAATTTAGGTGCAAAAATGGCTCGTATTGCAACTCATGTAACCGAGGCAGATGTCGCTCCACAACATATTGCTTATGCAAAAGAACTCGGAATGGAAACGGTCGGATTTTTAATGATGGCCCATATGGCACCGGTCGAAAAATTAGTAGAGCAGGCAAAATTAATGGAAAGCTATGGAGCAGATAATGTATATGTTGTTGATTCAGCGGGTTATCTCCTTCCAGACCAAGTTCGTGAACGTATTCGTGCGCTTAAACAATCTGTAGGCATTAACATAGGTTTCCATGGTCATAATAATTTATCTCTTGCAATGGCAAACACACTTGCTGCAATCGAAGAAGGAGCTACTCGTATTGATGGCAGTGTTCGCTGCTTAGGAGCAGGTGCTGGTAATACACAAACAGAAGTACTTGTAGCCGTTCTTGAACGGATGGGAATTCAAACAGGGGTAGATTTATATAAAATGATGGATTTGGCAGAAGACATTGTGGCTCCGATTTTGCAAACGCCTCAAGAAATTACAAAAGATAGTCTTACTCTAGGGTATGCTGGGGTATACTCAAGCTTTGCTCTTCATGCGAAACGCGCAGCTGAAAGATTTAATATCGATTCACGCGATATTTTAATTGAATTAGGAAAACGTAAAGTAGTTGGCGGCCAAGAGGATATGATCTTGGATGTAGCAGCAGAAATTGCTCAAGCGAAGCGTACTTTAGTATAA
- a CDS encoding acetaldehyde dehydrogenase (acetylating) gives MSKVKVAILGSGNIGTDLMIKLGRSEVLELTTVIGIDPHSDGLRRARELGYVAIDKGIDGFLETPELADIIFDATSAKAHLYNAKVLKEAGKKVIDMTPAAVGPYVCAAVNIEEHLDKDNINLITCGGQATIPMVHAVNRVSPVEYAEIVATISSLSAGPGTRANIDEFTETTSRAIEVVGGAKKGKAIIILNPAEPPILMRDTVYTLVEEGKMDEEAIKQSIEEMTKVVQSYVPGYRVRTEPIFDGNKVTIFLEVEGAGDYLPKYSGNLDIMTAAGVKIAEEFAKNLLTKETV, from the coding sequence TTGTCAAAAGTAAAGGTTGCTATTCTTGGCTCAGGAAATATAGGTACAGATCTTATGATAAAACTAGGACGCTCTGAAGTTTTAGAGCTGACGACTGTTATTGGGATTGATCCACATTCGGACGGGTTACGTCGTGCGAGAGAATTAGGTTATGTGGCTATTGATAAGGGAATCGATGGATTTCTCGAAACACCAGAATTGGCTGATATTATCTTTGATGCAACATCCGCCAAGGCTCATCTCTACAATGCAAAAGTGTTAAAAGAAGCAGGGAAAAAAGTGATTGATATGACTCCTGCTGCTGTAGGTCCATATGTGTGTGCAGCAGTGAACATTGAAGAGCATTTAGATAAGGATAATATCAATTTAATTACTTGTGGCGGTCAAGCGACAATCCCGATGGTCCATGCAGTAAACCGAGTAAGTCCAGTTGAATATGCTGAGATCGTTGCAACAATCTCAAGTCTTAGCGCAGGACCTGGAACTCGTGCAAATATCGATGAGTTTACTGAAACTACTTCACGTGCGATTGAAGTAGTTGGAGGTGCTAAAAAAGGAAAGGCAATTATTATCTTGAATCCTGCAGAACCACCGATTCTTATGCGTGATACAGTTTATACTCTTGTAGAAGAAGGAAAAATGGACGAAGAAGCAATTAAGCAATCAATTGAAGAAATGACGAAAGTTGTTCAATCATATGTTCCTGGCTATCGTGTTCGTACAGAGCCAATCTTTGACGGAAATAAAGTAACGATTTTCCTTGAAGTAGAAGGTGCCGGAGATTACTTACCTAAATATTCAGGAAATCTTGATATTATGACAGCGGCGGGCGTGAAAATAGCAGAAGAATTCGCAAAAAACTTATTAACGAAAGAAACAGTTTGA
- a CDS encoding IclR family transcriptional regulator, producing the protein MAERLIQSIERAADVLELFMVSNPELSIKEISQKLNLSKSTVHGIIKTLEHRGYLQQNPDDLKYKLGIKLFELGNFVGEQLDIGKVARPIIGNLVDELNETVHLVIRQQDEVIYIEKVEGARALTIYSHVGKRAPVHCTGVGKVILAYQSENEIDRVLSSAALEAYTKYTMTNITDIKNHLQSIREKGYAIDDEEIELGLKCVAAPIFNHQGKVIASISCAAPKMRFDEVRMPEVIMKIKRAASEISSCLGYREGNNPIETGLESF; encoded by the coding sequence GTGGCTGAACGTCTTATTCAATCGATTGAAAGGGCTGCTGATGTCCTAGAATTGTTCATGGTTTCAAATCCAGAACTAAGTATTAAAGAAATAAGTCAAAAACTAAACTTATCAAAAAGTACGGTTCATGGGATTATCAAGACTTTAGAACATAGGGGTTACCTTCAACAAAACCCAGATGATTTGAAGTATAAGTTGGGGATCAAACTCTTCGAATTGGGGAATTTTGTGGGGGAACAGCTTGATATTGGAAAAGTTGCTAGACCAATTATTGGGAATCTAGTGGATGAACTTAATGAAACCGTTCATTTAGTTATACGACAGCAAGACGAAGTGATTTATATTGAAAAAGTGGAAGGAGCGAGAGCCCTTACCATCTATTCACATGTAGGAAAAAGAGCTCCGGTTCATTGTACAGGTGTTGGTAAGGTGATTCTGGCTTACCAAAGCGAAAATGAAATAGATAGGGTTTTATCATCTGCTGCGTTGGAAGCGTATACAAAGTATACAATGACGAATATAACGGATATAAAAAATCATTTACAGTCAATACGGGAGAAGGGCTATGCCATTGATGATGAAGAGATCGAATTAGGGCTCAAATGTGTAGCCGCTCCAATATTTAATCATCAAGGAAAAGTAATCGCTTCCATTAGTTGTGCCGCACCTAAAATGAGGTTTGACGAAGTGCGGATGCCAGAAGTAATAATGAAAATTAAAAGAGCTGCATCTGAAATTTCAAGTTGTTTAGGTTATAGGGAAGGAAATAATCCAATAGAAACGGGTTTAGAGAGTTTTTAA
- a CDS encoding iron-sulfur cluster biosynthesis family protein, whose product MFTITQSAKTELQNRLKLTDSNKLIRLQMRKSCFMKLKLTFEESIQTNDTEFVMNGMHFIIDKGEHHYFNNKQIDFIPDQTGFKQFEVI is encoded by the coding sequence GTGTTTACTATAACACAATCAGCAAAAACAGAACTGCAGAACAGGTTAAAATTAACAGATTCAAATAAACTAATTCGGCTCCAAATGCGTAAGAGTTGTTTCATGAAACTGAAATTGACTTTTGAAGAATCTATCCAGACAAATGATACTGAATTTGTTATGAATGGAATGCATTTTATTATAGACAAAGGTGAGCACCATTATTTCAATAATAAACAAATAGATTTTATACCAGATCAGACTGGTTTTAAACAATTTGAAGTTATATAA
- a CDS encoding PDZ domain-containing protein: MTDWLIACLVGLGELFLNPLFYLSLILCWWIGSQRVKQERRNFNTKILDSSHEWQGLLPQGLLWGLILSIITLGTGLAIPIAAMIILTAVTLVLALTFQFRFLSPAYTLSLTFFIVFFIYQQNVQLPVWNEYFEQLEKAIYPTLAILLGLLLIAEGFIIQRNGAKVMTPQFTVSKRGQTIGLYASRRIWLLPMFVFIPGGELSAPFTWYPIFSIGEAQIAPIVLPVIIGFTQNVQGTIPEQAVRAHGKQVVSLGFFMTVLALLSYWYPVLAIVTAILALAGRELIYYLQKTADDKRPFYFSQSAKGVKILGVIPHTPADKMGLEKGEIISKINGVVVKTEAQLYQALQKNRAHCKLEVIGNNGEMRLVQRALFEGEHYELGLLFVESQLKDLQVM; the protein is encoded by the coding sequence ATGACAGACTGGCTGATTGCGTGCTTAGTTGGATTAGGAGAACTCTTTTTAAATCCATTGTTTTATTTGTCTCTGATATTATGCTGGTGGATTGGATCTCAACGTGTGAAGCAAGAACGGCGCAATTTTAATACGAAAATTTTGGATAGCTCTCATGAATGGCAGGGCTTGTTGCCGCAAGGACTTCTATGGGGTCTGATTCTTTCGATTATTACGCTTGGGACAGGGCTGGCCATCCCAATAGCAGCTATGATTATTCTAACAGCTGTTACGCTAGTACTGGCGTTGACGTTCCAGTTCCGTTTCTTATCGCCAGCTTACACGCTTTCGTTGACATTTTTTATCGTATTTTTCATTTATCAACAAAACGTGCAGCTTCCGGTATGGAATGAGTATTTTGAACAGCTAGAGAAGGCTATCTATCCAACATTGGCTATTTTGCTTGGGCTTTTGTTAATTGCTGAAGGGTTTATTATTCAGCGAAATGGTGCCAAAGTTATGACACCGCAGTTCACTGTTTCTAAGCGGGGACAAACAATTGGATTATATGCATCACGCAGAATTTGGTTGCTTCCGATGTTTGTTTTTATTCCCGGCGGGGAACTTTCTGCACCGTTTACGTGGTATCCAATCTTTTCAATTGGTGAAGCACAGATTGCGCCAATTGTCCTTCCAGTCATCATTGGTTTTACCCAGAACGTGCAAGGAACGATTCCAGAACAAGCGGTCAGGGCTCATGGAAAGCAAGTTGTCTCTTTAGGTTTCTTTATGACAGTACTTGCGCTTCTAAGCTATTGGTATCCAGTGCTCGCAATTGTGACGGCCATCCTTGCGTTAGCAGGGCGTGAACTAATCTATTATCTACAGAAAACGGCTGATGACAAACGTCCATTTTACTTCTCGCAAAGTGCAAAGGGTGTTAAGATTCTTGGAGTTATCCCGCACACTCCAGCGGACAAAATGGGTCTTGAAAAAGGAGAAATCATCTCCAAAATTAATGGTGTTGTCGTAAAAACAGAAGCGCAGCTCTACCAAGCTCTGCAAAAGAATCGGGCTCACTGTAAGCTTGAAGTGATTGGGAACAATGGAGAGATGCGTCTTGTACAACGAGCGTTATTTGAAGGAGAGCATTATGAACTTGGGTTGTTGTTTGTTGAAAGTCAACTGAAGGACCTTCAAGTAATGTGA
- a CDS encoding S41 family peptidase: MTKKWVLPLVIVVSLLMGFSGGLYWTSFQKDSGQQSKRMGNEVEEWDKIEQAYHLILNQYVEKVESDQLIEGAIQGMVSTLKDPYSVYMNKEMSQQFNETLDSSFEGIGTEIGMEEGRIIIVSPYKDSPAEKAGLKPKDEIVKVDGESVEGLDLYETRLKIRGEKGTVVKLEVKREGINKPIEFSIERAEIPLDTVFSSIKEEAGKKVGYIELTTFSENTAKDFKEQLSKLEQAGMEGLVIDVRGNPGGLLSSVQAILEEFITKEKPFLQIAERSGNTESFYTKLTKEKGYPIVVLTDGGSASASEILAGALKEAGGYPLVGEKTFGKGTVQQAVKMGDGSNLKLTLYKWLTPEGNWIHKKGIEPTIQVQQPRFFNVHPLTVEKTLERDMTDEQIQYAQAMLKGLGFETGREDGYFDVQTEVAIKAFQKVKKLNVTGKLDRETASKLESSILEKIQDEKNDVQLRTAVKYVVSPSFSRINE; this comes from the coding sequence ATGACTAAAAAATGGGTGCTTCCGTTAGTGATTGTCGTCTCGCTATTGATGGGGTTTTCTGGTGGTTTATATTGGACAAGTTTTCAAAAGGATAGCGGGCAGCAGAGCAAGCGAATGGGAAATGAAGTAGAGGAATGGGATAAAATCGAACAAGCTTATCACTTAATTTTGAATCAATATGTGGAGAAAGTAGAGAGTGATCAATTAATTGAAGGTGCGATTCAAGGGATGGTTTCCACCTTAAAGGATCCGTATTCCGTTTATATGAACAAAGAGATGTCCCAACAATTCAATGAAACGCTCGATTCATCCTTTGAGGGAATTGGTACAGAAATTGGAATGGAAGAGGGGAGAATTATTATTGTCTCTCCTTATAAAGATTCCCCAGCCGAAAAAGCAGGTTTAAAGCCAAAAGATGAAATTGTAAAAGTAGATGGAGAAAGCGTAGAAGGGTTAGATTTATATGAAACTCGTTTGAAGATTCGTGGAGAAAAAGGCACCGTTGTGAAACTTGAAGTTAAACGTGAGGGGATTAATAAACCGATTGAATTTAGTATTGAACGGGCAGAAATTCCGCTGGATACGGTTTTTTCCTCTATAAAAGAAGAAGCAGGCAAGAAAGTCGGTTATATTGAATTAACGACCTTCTCGGAAAATACGGCAAAGGATTTTAAAGAGCAATTGAGCAAGTTAGAGCAAGCAGGGATGGAAGGACTTGTCATTGATGTACGCGGTAATCCAGGCGGCTTGCTTTCTAGTGTTCAAGCCATTTTAGAAGAATTTATTACAAAAGAAAAACCTTTCCTGCAAATTGCCGAGCGATCTGGAAACACAGAATCTTTTTACACAAAGCTAACAAAGGAAAAGGGTTATCCGATTGTCGTATTAACGGATGGAGGAAGTGCTTCAGCATCGGAAATTTTAGCAGGAGCTCTGAAAGAGGCTGGAGGCTATCCGCTGGTTGGAGAGAAAACATTTGGTAAGGGAACAGTTCAGCAAGCAGTGAAGATGGGAGATGGCAGCAATCTTAAGCTGACCCTATACAAATGGTTAACACCAGAAGGAAACTGGATTCACAAAAAAGGAATTGAGCCGACCATTCAAGTACAGCAGCCTCGCTTTTTCAATGTCCATCCTTTAACGGTTGAAAAAACATTGGAACGGGATATGACGGATGAACAAATTCAATATGCTCAAGCGATGTTAAAAGGGCTAGGCTTTGAAACAGGACGAGAAGACGGCTATTTTGATGTACAAACAGAAGTGGCCATTAAAGCCTTTCAGAAAGTGAAAAAATTGAACGTAACTGGAAAGCTTGACCGCGAAACTGCCTCAAAGTTAGAATCCAGTATTTTGGAAAAGATTCAAGATGAAAAGAATGATGTGCAGCTAAGGACAGCGGTTAAATATGTAGTCAGTCCATCGTTTAGCCGAATTAATGAGTAG
- a CDS encoding nuclease-related domain-containing protein, translating into MAYKSRTKSSRLLILKSLNIRMNLSDNESQQYFNLEKGYEGEGIFDTFTEKLQCECLILNDLLLKMNGSLFQIDSLIITSEAIYFYEVKNYEGDYYYESDRIYKNPKFEIINPINQLSRSESLLRQLLHNLGFNLPINASVVFINPEFTLYQSPLNKPFIFPTQVNRYLNKLNKISLKLNEKHKMLADKLVELHIEDSPFQQLPPYDYDQLRKGMTCVKCDSFAIYVQGHKCICKGCGHKELAETTIMQSVEELKLLFPKQKITTNLIYDWCKVVKSKKRIRRILEKNYKKVGVHQWSFYQ; encoded by the coding sequence ATGGCGTATAAATCTCGTACTAAGTCATCTCGATTACTAATTCTGAAGTCGTTAAATATTCGTATGAATCTTTCTGACAATGAGAGTCAGCAATATTTCAACCTTGAAAAGGGCTATGAAGGGGAGGGGATTTTTGATACATTCACAGAAAAGCTGCAGTGCGAATGCTTGATATTAAATGATCTGCTGCTCAAAATGAATGGCAGCCTATTTCAAATTGACTCACTTATTATTACGTCAGAAGCCATTTACTTTTACGAAGTGAAAAATTATGAAGGGGACTATTATTATGAATCTGACCGAATATATAAGAACCCGAAATTTGAAATTATTAATCCAATCAACCAATTGAGTAGAAGCGAATCCTTGTTACGCCAGTTACTCCACAATCTTGGATTTAATCTCCCTATTAATGCTTCAGTTGTTTTTATCAATCCGGAATTTACCCTATACCAATCACCTCTCAACAAGCCATTTATTTTCCCGACACAGGTTAATCGTTATTTAAACAAACTAAATAAGATATCTTTAAAACTAAATGAAAAGCACAAAATGCTAGCCGACAAATTAGTTGAGCTGCATATTGAAGATTCCCCTTTTCAACAGCTACCACCTTATGATTATGATCAGTTACGAAAGGGAATGACATGTGTAAAGTGTGATTCATTTGCAATTTATGTCCAGGGACACAAATGTATTTGTAAAGGATGTGGCCATAAAGAATTGGCTGAAACAACTATAATGCAAAGTGTGGAGGAACTTAAGCTTCTTTTTCCTAAACAAAAAATTACCACAAATCTAATCTATGATTGGTGTAAAGTAGTGAAGTCTAAAAAGAGGATAAGGAGGATTCTAGAGAAAAACTATAAAAAAGTGGGAGTTCATCAGTGGTCCTTTTATCAATAA
- a CDS encoding murein hydrolase activator EnvC family protein, which produces MKKKMIALNAALVLGVSSIFTAPAAYAESLSDLHEKKKSIQDERSDIKVDIKDTEAEIDKLEAQQLTVEEQLEDLVKNLEETASKIEQKNNQIAETKAEIEALKAEIIVLKDRIAKRNEVLKDRAVSFQESGGDVNYLEVIFGSSSFSDFLDRVNAVATIAEADRDILIQHEQDKKELETKQKAVEDKLASLESMKAELVKLEEKQKKQKQQKEALQKKLKHKHEEAEEYKVGLEEEAANLAAQESAIKKAIELEKSRLAEAESARKRAAEEAKQQASSSSAASSSPSSSSSSAAVKEAPVSSGSFTRPSAGVVTSQMGPRWNKQHAGIDIAASGNVSIVAAADGVVSRSYYSDSYGNVIFISHSIGGQLYTTVYAHLNSRQASAGQVVSKGQQIGIMGNTGHSYGQHLHFEVHKGPWNVSKSNAVNPLNYVSY; this is translated from the coding sequence ATGAAGAAGAAAATGATAGCATTGAACGCAGCTCTTGTATTGGGAGTGAGCAGTATATTTACAGCTCCAGCAGCTTATGCTGAATCTCTTTCGGATTTACATGAAAAGAAAAAGAGCATTCAAGATGAGCGTTCTGATATAAAAGTAGATATTAAGGATACGGAAGCAGAAATTGATAAATTGGAAGCTCAGCAGCTAACCGTTGAGGAACAGCTGGAAGACCTTGTGAAAAACTTAGAAGAAACAGCAAGTAAAATTGAGCAAAAAAATAATCAAATTGCTGAAACAAAAGCAGAAATCGAAGCGTTAAAAGCAGAGATTATTGTGTTGAAAGATCGAATTGCAAAACGAAATGAAGTATTGAAAGACCGAGCTGTTTCTTTCCAAGAATCAGGCGGCGATGTGAATTATTTAGAAGTAATCTTTGGTTCATCTAGCTTTAGTGACTTCCTTGATCGTGTGAATGCGGTAGCCACAATTGCTGAAGCAGACCGCGATATTTTAATACAACATGAGCAGGATAAAAAAGAGTTAGAAACAAAGCAAAAAGCAGTAGAAGACAAATTAGCCAGCTTAGAATCGATGAAGGCTGAGTTAGTAAAATTGGAAGAGAAGCAAAAGAAGCAAAAGCAGCAAAAAGAAGCACTTCAGAAAAAGCTGAAGCACAAACATGAAGAAGCAGAAGAGTATAAAGTAGGTCTTGAGGAAGAAGCAGCGAACCTTGCTGCACAGGAATCGGCGATTAAAAAGGCGATTGAACTAGAAAAGTCACGTTTAGCAGAAGCTGAATCGGCTCGTAAAAGAGCAGCAGAAGAAGCGAAGCAGCAAGCAAGTAGTTCATCAGCAGCATCATCGTCACCATCTTCGTCTTCATCATCAGCTGCTGTAAAAGAGGCTCCTGTTTCATCAGGCAGTTTCACGCGACCATCTGCAGGTGTTGTCACATCTCAAATGGGGCCGCGCTGGAACAAGCAGCATGCTGGAATTGATATTGCCGCAAGTGGAAATGTTTCAATTGTTGCAGCCGCAGATGGAGTCGTGAGCCGCTCTTATTACTCAGATTCTTATGGAAATGTTATCTTTATTTCTCATTCGATTGGCGGCCAGTTATATACGACGGTTTATGCGCATCTAAACTCTCGTCAAGCAAGTGCTGGACAAGTTGTATCAAAGGGTCAACAAATTGGTATTATGGGGAATACGGGTCATTCTTACGGACAGCATTTACACTTTGAGGTACATAAAGGACCATGGAATGTGTCAAAATCCAATGCCGTTAATCCATTAAACTATGTTTCTTATTAA
- the ftsX gene encoding permease-like cell division protein FtsX — protein sequence MRISTLGRHFRESFKNIARNGWMTFASISAVTVTLLLVGVFLVIMMNLNHIADNVQNDVEIKAFLDNAADDADRVSIEKDLKKISGVDTVVFSPRDKELDNLIDDLGENGDVFKPFEQDNPLRDAYIIKTKTPEDVVKVAKKIEKIELVQSVNYGQGFVENLFSFVDIARNIGIVLIAGLLFTAMFLISNTIKITIVARSKEIEIMRLVGATNSFIRWPFFLEGLWLGVFGSIVPIALISIFYSQLYTWAMPQFTIKYLEMLPTGTFILQVSTVLLLLGAIIGMWGSLMSVRKFLKV from the coding sequence ATGAGAATTAGTACGTTAGGTCGTCATTTCCGTGAAAGCTTTAAAAACATTGCGCGTAATGGCTGGATGACCTTTGCATCGATTAGTGCTGTAACGGTCACGTTGTTATTAGTCGGTGTTTTCTTAGTGATTATGATGAATTTAAATCATATTGCGGACAATGTGCAGAATGATGTTGAAATTAAAGCGTTTTTGGACAATGCAGCGGACGATGCTGATCGAGTTTCGATTGAAAAGGATTTGAAAAAGATTTCTGGTGTGGATACGGTCGTGTTTTCTCCGAGGGATAAAGAGTTAGATAATTTAATTGATGATCTCGGTGAAAACGGTGATGTGTTTAAACCGTTTGAACAAGATAACCCGCTTCGTGATGCGTATATTATTAAAACGAAAACGCCAGAAGATGTGGTTAAAGTCGCGAAAAAAATTGAAAAAATTGAGCTTGTTCAAAGCGTGAACTATGGTCAAGGTTTTGTAGAAAATTTATTTAGCTTTGTAGATATTGCTCGAAATATAGGGATTGTATTAATTGCTGGATTGCTATTCACAGCTATGTTCTTAATCTCTAATACCATTAAGATTACGATTGTTGCGAGAAGTAAAGAAATTGAGATTATGAGACTCGTAGGAGCAACGAATTCATTTATTCGTTGGCCGTTCTTCCTTGAAGGATTATGGTTAGGTGTTTTCGGTTCTATTGTACCGATAGCGTTAATTTCCATTTTTTATTCTCAATTATATACATGGGCTATGCCGCAATTTACGATTAAATATTTAGAAATGCTGCCGACTGGTACATTTATTCTCCAAGTTTCTACGGTTTTACTGTTACTCGGAGCGATAATTGGTATGTGGGGAAGCTTAATGTCTGTTAGAAAGTTTTTGAAAGTATAA